From the Hymenobacter yonginensis genome, one window contains:
- a CDS encoding HAD family hydrolase, whose translation MVRTVIFDMDGVIVDTEPVHRYAYFRHFEELGIGVSDDEYAQFTGRSTKNVYQHLKDRHGLPHEVGELVLSKREHFNRAFDEKPDLELLDGVRRLIEDLHQHGLELILASSASHSTIDRVMRRFALGPYFTHLLSGEDFPRSKPDPAIFARAAALATASPAECVVIEDSANGVTAAKAAGLYCIGYNSEHSPLQDLNHADLVVAHFNELTAERIAALETSS comes from the coding sequence ATGGTCCGCACCGTTATTTTTGACATGGACGGCGTTATCGTCGATACCGAGCCCGTTCACCGCTACGCCTATTTCCGGCATTTCGAGGAGCTGGGCATCGGAGTGTCGGATGACGAGTACGCGCAGTTCACTGGTCGCTCCACCAAAAACGTGTACCAGCACCTCAAAGACCGCCACGGCTTGCCGCACGAGGTGGGGGAGCTGGTGCTCAGCAAGCGGGAGCATTTCAACCGCGCCTTCGACGAAAAGCCCGACCTGGAGCTGCTCGACGGGGTGCGCCGCCTCATCGAAGACCTGCACCAGCACGGCCTGGAGCTGATTCTGGCGTCGTCGGCCTCGCACTCCACCATTGATCGGGTGATGCGCCGCTTCGCGCTGGGGCCGTATTTCACGCACCTGCTCAGCGGCGAGGATTTCCCGCGCTCCAAGCCCGATCCGGCCATTTTCGCCCGAGCTGCCGCGCTGGCCACGGCCTCGCCCGCCGAGTGCGTGGTCATCGAGGACTCGGCCAACGGCGTGACGGCCGCCAAAGCCGCCGGCCTCTACTGCATCGGCTACAACAGCGAGCATTCGCCCCTGCAGGACCTAAACCACGCCGATCTGGTGGTAGCGCACTTCAACGAGCTGACCGCCGAGCGCATAGCAGCATTGGAAACGAGTAGCTGA
- a CDS encoding glutathione peroxidase, whose amino-acid sequence MSAPAAAGSVYDFTLQGIDGQSVSLRQYQGKKLLIVNTASECGYTPQYKELEALHQQYGNQVTVLGFPANNFGGQEPGTDAQIATFCERNFGVTFPLFSKISVAGADAAPLFQYLGSKAQNGVTDEKPTWNFCKYLIDEQGHVQAFYPSKVSPTGPELLAAIRQ is encoded by the coding sequence ATGTCTGCTCCCGCTGCTGCCGGTTCCGTTTATGATTTCACGCTTCAGGGTATTGATGGCCAGTCGGTTTCGTTGCGCCAGTACCAGGGCAAAAAGCTGCTGATTGTGAACACCGCCTCGGAGTGCGGCTACACGCCGCAGTACAAGGAGCTGGAGGCGCTGCACCAGCAGTACGGCAACCAGGTGACGGTGCTCGGCTTCCCGGCCAACAACTTCGGTGGCCAGGAGCCCGGCACCGATGCCCAGATTGCCACGTTCTGCGAGCGGAACTTCGGCGTGACGTTCCCACTGTTCAGCAAAATATCGGTGGCCGGCGCGGACGCGGCCCCGCTGTTTCAGTACCTGGGCAGCAAGGCCCAGAACGGCGTCACGGACGAGAAGCCGACCTGGAATTTCTGCAAGTACCTCATCGACGAGCAGGGCCACGTGCAGGCGTTCTACCCTTCCAAGGTAAGCCCCACGGGCCCGGAGCTGCTGGCTGCCATCCGGCAATAG
- a CDS encoding 3-oxoacyl-ACP synthase III family protein: MRRTLYSVITGTGSYLPSRVVRNADFVTSTFFEATGQPLTKPGEEIVERFAQITDIQERRYAADDQVASDLAFLAAQNALQSSNTDPETLDYILVAHNFGDVALDNRRSDFVPTLAARVKHKLGIENPNCVAYDLPFGCPGWLQGVIQADYYLRSGDARRVLVIGAETLSRVCDPHDRDSMIYADGAGAIILEAQESDTPTGILAHGSRSDTVQAAHLLRMAKSYNPAYEGEELFLKMEGRRLYEYALKTVPQAIKDTLDKAGLPIEAMSKLLIHQANGKMDDAILKRLYGLYNQATVPAGVMPMTISWLGNSSVATLPTLLDLILQHQLPETTINPGEIIVFASVGAGMNCNAVVYQMPAE, from the coding sequence ATGCGTAGGACTCTCTATTCGGTCATTACCGGAACAGGCAGTTACCTCCCCTCCCGCGTTGTTCGCAACGCCGACTTCGTTACCTCTACCTTTTTCGAGGCCACCGGCCAGCCCCTGACCAAGCCCGGGGAGGAAATCGTGGAGCGCTTTGCCCAAATCACCGACATCCAGGAGCGGCGCTACGCCGCCGACGACCAGGTAGCCTCCGACCTGGCTTTTCTGGCCGCCCAAAACGCGCTGCAATCCAGCAACACCGACCCCGAAACCCTGGACTACATTCTGGTGGCCCACAACTTCGGCGACGTGGCCCTGGACAACCGCCGCTCCGATTTCGTGCCCACGCTGGCCGCCCGCGTGAAGCACAAGCTGGGCATCGAAAACCCCAATTGCGTAGCCTACGACCTGCCCTTCGGCTGCCCCGGCTGGCTGCAGGGCGTCATTCAGGCCGATTACTACCTGCGCTCCGGCGACGCCCGGCGGGTGCTGGTGATTGGGGCCGAAACCCTCTCACGCGTATGCGACCCCCACGACCGGGACAGCATGATCTACGCCGACGGGGCCGGGGCTATCATTCTGGAAGCCCAGGAAAGCGACACGCCCACCGGCATCCTGGCCCACGGCTCCCGCTCCGATACCGTGCAGGCGGCGCACCTGCTGCGCATGGCCAAATCATACAACCCGGCCTACGAGGGCGAGGAGCTGTTTCTGAAAATGGAAGGCCGCCGGCTCTACGAGTACGCTCTCAAAACCGTGCCCCAGGCCATCAAGGATACGCTCGATAAGGCCGGGCTGCCCATTGAGGCCATGAGCAAGCTGCTCATCCACCAGGCCAACGGCAAGATGGACGATGCTATCCTCAAGCGTCTCTACGGCCTCTACAACCAGGCCACGGTGCCGGCCGGCGTCATGCCCATGACCATTTCCTGGCTCGGCAACTCCTCCGTCGCCACCCTGCCCACCCTGCTCGACCTGATCCTGCAGCACCAGTTGCCCGAAACCACCATCAACCCCGGCGAAATCATCGTCTTCGCCTCCGTAGGTGCCGGCATGAACTGCAACGCCGTGGTGTACCAGATGCCCGCGGAGTAA
- a CDS encoding LOG family protein, with translation MKSVAVYCGASSGTNELFTQQAQAMGQALAERGFTLVYGGGRVGLMGAVADAVMQHGGRAVGVIPDFLADKELAHTGLSELHIVKTMHERKLMMADLAEGFVAMPGGYGTLEELFEVLTWGQLGLHRKPIGVLNVAGYYDHLLQALNHMADEGLLRRENRNQLLSHPEPHGILDAMLAYEPISLEKWLTPKTT, from the coding sequence ATGAAAAGCGTAGCCGTGTATTGCGGTGCCAGCAGCGGCACCAACGAATTGTTCACTCAGCAGGCCCAGGCCATGGGCCAGGCCCTGGCCGAGCGGGGCTTCACGCTGGTGTACGGCGGCGGCCGGGTAGGCCTGATGGGGGCCGTGGCCGATGCCGTGATGCAACACGGCGGCCGCGCCGTGGGCGTGATTCCCGATTTTCTGGCCGATAAGGAGCTGGCCCACACCGGTCTCTCGGAGCTACACATCGTGAAAACCATGCACGAGCGGAAGTTGATGATGGCCGACCTGGCCGAAGGCTTCGTGGCGATGCCCGGCGGCTATGGCACGCTGGAGGAGCTGTTTGAGGTGCTCACCTGGGGCCAGCTGGGCCTGCACCGCAAGCCCATCGGCGTGCTCAACGTGGCTGGCTACTACGACCACCTGCTGCAGGCCCTCAACCACATGGCCGACGAAGGCCTGCTGCGCCGCGAAAACCGCAACCAGCTCCTGAGCCACCCCGAGCCCCACGGCATCCTCGACGCCATGCTGGCCTACGAGCCCATCAGCCTCGAAAAATGGCTCACGCCAAAAACGACGTAG
- the argS gene encoding arginine--tRNA ligase encodes MQQLEQTLKAALGAAIQTVFGTEVPAAQLTLQPTRKEFAGQFTLVTFPFTKTLGKGPEQIGQAVGEWLVANSPLVSGYNVVKGFLNLEIADAEWVKLFTSLYQQPAGAPVTTEGPRNVVVEYSSPNTNKPLHLGHLRNNFLGYSVAEILNATGATVTKANLVNDRGIHICKSMLAYQQYGQGETPQSAGIKGDHLAGKYYVLFEKHYREQVRQLEAEGVAPDVAKRQAPMMLEAQDMLRAWEAGDEAVVSLWKQMNGWVYEGFDATYTNIGVDFDKYYYESGTYLLGKERVEEGLQKGVFFKKEDGSVWVDLKEEGLDEKLLLRADGTSVYITQDLGTAELKYQDFHYDLSVYVIADEQNYHMQVLRAVLQKLGKPYADAIYHLSYGMVDLPSGKMKSREGTVVDADELVREVVDAAQAATLEKGKTEGLSEQELQQLYHMLGLGALKYYLLKVDPKKRMLFNPEESVKLEGDTGPFVQYSHARIAAILRKAAEMGIRPDADLSALPELPAAAREMVQELGRYAGVVQEAARTFSPAVVAQYTYEVARAYNRFYTDIKIFTEPNETSRSFYVALSALTGRTIKASLGLLGIQVPERM; translated from the coding sequence GTGCAGCAACTCGAACAAACCCTCAAAGCCGCCCTCGGCGCGGCTATCCAGACTGTATTCGGCACCGAGGTGCCCGCCGCCCAGCTTACGTTGCAGCCCACGCGCAAGGAGTTTGCCGGCCAGTTTACGCTCGTCACGTTCCCGTTCACCAAAACCCTGGGCAAAGGCCCCGAGCAAATCGGGCAGGCCGTAGGGGAGTGGCTGGTGGCCAACTCGCCGCTGGTGAGCGGCTACAACGTGGTGAAAGGCTTCCTGAACCTGGAAATTGCCGACGCCGAGTGGGTGAAGCTCTTTACCAGCCTGTACCAGCAGCCGGCCGGCGCGCCTGTCACTACCGAGGGCCCGCGCAACGTGGTGGTGGAGTATTCCTCGCCCAACACCAACAAGCCCCTGCACCTGGGCCACCTGCGCAACAACTTCTTGGGCTACTCGGTGGCCGAGATTCTGAATGCTACCGGCGCCACCGTCACGAAGGCCAATCTGGTCAACGACCGGGGCATCCACATCTGCAAGTCGATGCTGGCTTACCAGCAGTACGGGCAGGGCGAAACCCCGCAGAGTGCCGGCATCAAGGGCGACCACCTGGCCGGCAAGTACTACGTGCTGTTTGAGAAGCACTACCGCGAGCAGGTGCGCCAGCTGGAAGCCGAAGGCGTGGCCCCCGACGTAGCCAAGCGCCAAGCCCCGATGATGCTGGAAGCCCAGGACATGCTCCGCGCCTGGGAAGCCGGCGACGAAGCCGTGGTGAGCCTCTGGAAGCAGATGAACGGCTGGGTGTACGAAGGCTTCGACGCCACCTACACCAACATCGGCGTCGATTTCGACAAGTATTACTACGAGTCGGGCACGTACCTGCTGGGCAAGGAGCGGGTGGAGGAAGGCCTGCAGAAGGGCGTGTTCTTCAAGAAAGAAGACGGCTCGGTGTGGGTAGACCTCAAGGAAGAAGGCCTCGACGAGAAGCTGCTGCTGCGCGCCGACGGCACCTCGGTGTACATCACCCAGGACCTGGGCACGGCCGAGCTGAAGTACCAGGATTTCCACTACGACCTGAGCGTGTACGTCATTGCCGACGAGCAAAACTACCACATGCAGGTGCTGCGGGCGGTGCTTCAGAAGCTGGGTAAGCCCTACGCCGACGCCATCTACCACCTCAGCTACGGCATGGTGGACCTGCCCTCGGGCAAGATGAAAAGCCGCGAAGGCACCGTGGTGGACGCCGACGAGCTGGTGCGTGAAGTAGTGGATGCGGCGCAGGCTGCCACCCTCGAAAAAGGCAAAACCGAAGGCCTGAGCGAGCAGGAGCTGCAGCAGCTTTACCACATGCTGGGCCTGGGCGCGCTCAAGTACTACCTGCTGAAGGTGGACCCCAAGAAGCGTATGCTCTTCAACCCCGAGGAATCGGTGAAGCTGGAAGGCGACACGGGGCCGTTCGTGCAGTATTCGCACGCCCGCATTGCCGCCATCCTGCGCAAAGCCGCCGAAATGGGCATCCGTCCCGATGCCGACCTGAGCGCCCTGCCGGAGCTGCCCGCCGCTGCCCGCGAGATGGTGCAGGAGCTGGGCCGCTACGCCGGCGTAGTACAGGAAGCCGCCCGTACGTTCTCGCCCGCCGTGGTGGCCCAGTACACCTACGAGGTGGCCCGTGCCTACAACCGCTTCTACACCGACATCAAAATCTTCACCGAGCCCAACGAAACCAGCCGCTCGTTCTACGTGGCCCTCTCGGCTCTCACCGGCCGCACCATCAAGGCCAGCCTGGGCCTGCTGGGCATCCAGGTGCCCGAGCGGATGTAA
- a CDS encoding YbaY family lipoprotein → MLIRLLPALCVPLLLAACSASPSATGGGPGAEARQPMKLPRDTVTGTLTYRERMALPAAAVVQVQLLDVSLQDVAATVIDSVTIRPNGEQVPLPFTLTYDPGRIQESNTYSLQARIRLNGQLLFVSDVAYPVITRGNPRQVPMVLRRAGK, encoded by the coding sequence ATGCTGATCCGTCTGTTGCCTGCCCTTTGCGTGCCCCTGTTGCTGGCGGCCTGCTCCGCCTCGCCCTCTGCCACTGGTGGCGGCCCCGGCGCCGAAGCCCGGCAGCCCATGAAGCTGCCCCGCGACACCGTGACGGGCACGCTCACGTACCGCGAGCGGATGGCGCTGCCGGCCGCCGCTGTGGTGCAGGTGCAGCTGCTGGACGTGTCGTTGCAGGACGTGGCGGCTACCGTCATTGATTCCGTCACGATCCGGCCCAACGGCGAGCAGGTGCCGCTGCCCTTCACGCTCACCTACGACCCCGGCCGCATCCAGGAAAGCAACACCTACAGCCTGCAGGCGCGCATCCGGCTGAACGGGCAGCTGCTGTTTGTCAGCGACGTGGCCTACCCGGTTATCACGCGCGGCAACCCCCGGCAGGTGCCCATGGTGCTGCGCCGGGCAGGAAAGTAG
- a CDS encoding arginase: MRRIKLLEVRSELGAGTRGASLGVDALKVACLNKGSDYFRRFNSVHIPDLNHVLFEKNHFPKAKHIDSIYTVQKGIASTVEQTLRFGEFPLVLAGDHSSAAATIAGIKAAYPHKTLGVVWVDAHADIHSPYTTPSGNMHGMPLSISLGDDNRECQRNQPEPETEFFWQKLKNLGEPGPKITGEHLVYVVVRDTEPEEDAIIERLGIKNYKLDEVKSKGTRQIAREVYERLRFCDMVYISFDVDSLDSRFSKGTGTPVVDGLNVEEAISLCRALLDNDRVVCFEMVEINPTLDSENTMAQNAFDILEAATDAIQRRLRLEEVVSR, translated from the coding sequence ATGCGACGCATTAAGCTTCTGGAAGTCCGCTCCGAGCTTGGAGCCGGAACCCGTGGTGCCAGCCTGGGCGTAGATGCCCTCAAGGTGGCCTGCCTCAACAAAGGGTCCGACTACTTCCGCCGGTTCAACTCGGTCCACATTCCGGACCTGAACCACGTGCTCTTCGAGAAAAACCATTTCCCGAAGGCCAAGCACATCGATTCTATCTACACGGTGCAGAAAGGCATTGCCAGCACTGTAGAGCAAACGCTGCGCTTCGGCGAGTTTCCGCTGGTGCTGGCCGGCGACCACAGCAGCGCCGCCGCCACCATTGCGGGCATCAAGGCGGCCTACCCGCACAAAACGCTGGGCGTGGTGTGGGTAGATGCCCACGCCGACATTCACTCGCCCTACACCACGCCCTCGGGCAACATGCACGGCATGCCGCTGTCCATCAGCCTCGGCGACGACAACCGCGAGTGCCAGCGCAACCAGCCCGAGCCCGAAACTGAGTTTTTCTGGCAGAAGCTGAAAAACCTGGGCGAGCCCGGCCCCAAAATCACCGGCGAGCATCTGGTGTACGTGGTGGTGCGCGACACCGAGCCCGAGGAAGACGCCATCATCGAGCGCCTGGGCATCAAAAACTACAAGCTCGACGAAGTAAAAAGCAAAGGCACCCGCCAGATAGCCCGCGAGGTGTATGAGCGCCTGCGCTTCTGCGACATGGTGTACATCAGCTTCGACGTAGACTCGTTGGATTCGCGCTTCAGCAAAGGCACCGGCACGCCCGTGGTGGATGGCCTCAACGTGGAAGAAGCCATCAGCCTGTGCCGCGCCCTGCTCGACAACGACCGGGTGGTGTGCTTTGAGATGGTGGAAATCAACCCCACGCTAGACTCCGAAAACACCATGGCCCAGAACGCCTTCGACATTCTGGAAGCGGCCACCGATGCCATTCAGCGGCGCCTGCGGCTGGAAGAAGTGGTGAGCCGGTAG
- a CDS encoding type III PLP-dependent enzyme domain-containing protein, with translation MDTYHDLISQTFDFPTDEFQVDGNELRFHDIDLMALVKKHGTPLRLAYLPKISSQIQRAQEWFRAGIEKIGYQGKYSYAYCTKASHFSFVVEEALKNGVHIETSSWFDTNIIRAMHAKGKVQKDTFIICNGFKTDEYKHEITRLINDGFVNCMPILDSPNEVDYYHDNVREKCSVGMRLASDEEPRFQFYTSRLGIRYTDAIPLYEQKIKDDPRFELTMLHYFINTGIKDTSYYWSELSRFVHKYCELRKVCPTLTTIDIGGGLPIQTSIQKEYDYPYMIEEVLRTIQRICAEEGVAEPDIFTEFGIFTVGESGATIYSILDEKLQNDKELWYMIDGSFITNLPDTWALNQRFIMLALNGWNKQYKKIQLGGLTCDSQDYYNAEKHIYQVFLPERKPQDAEPLYVGFFHTGAYQESLSGYGGVKHCLIPAPKMVILDRAEDGTLTDRVFAEEQTADSMMRILGYQA, from the coding sequence ATGGATACCTACCACGACCTGATTTCGCAGACGTTTGACTTTCCTACCGACGAGTTTCAGGTAGATGGCAACGAGCTGCGCTTCCACGACATCGACCTGATGGCCCTGGTGAAAAAGCACGGCACGCCGCTGCGCCTGGCGTATCTGCCCAAAATCAGCAGCCAGATTCAGCGGGCGCAGGAGTGGTTCCGGGCCGGCATCGAGAAAATCGGCTACCAGGGCAAATACTCCTACGCCTACTGCACCAAGGCCTCGCACTTCAGCTTTGTGGTGGAAGAAGCCCTGAAAAACGGCGTGCACATCGAAACGTCGTCGTGGTTTGATACCAACATCATCCGGGCCATGCACGCCAAGGGCAAGGTGCAGAAGGACACGTTCATCATCTGCAACGGCTTCAAAACCGACGAGTACAAGCACGAAATCACGCGCCTCATCAACGACGGCTTCGTGAACTGCATGCCCATCCTCGACTCGCCCAACGAGGTGGACTACTACCACGACAACGTGCGCGAGAAGTGCAGCGTGGGCATGCGCCTGGCCTCCGACGAGGAGCCGCGCTTCCAGTTCTACACCTCGCGCCTGGGCATCCGCTACACCGACGCCATTCCGCTCTACGAGCAGAAAATCAAGGATGACCCGCGCTTCGAGCTCACGATGCTGCACTACTTCATCAACACCGGCATCAAGGACACCAGCTACTACTGGTCGGAGCTGAGCCGGTTTGTGCACAAGTACTGCGAGCTGCGCAAGGTGTGCCCTACCCTCACCACCATCGACATCGGCGGCGGACTGCCCATCCAGACCAGCATCCAGAAAGAGTACGACTACCCGTACATGATTGAGGAAGTGCTGCGCACCATCCAGCGCATCTGCGCCGAGGAAGGCGTGGCCGAGCCGGACATCTTCACCGAGTTCGGCATCTTCACCGTGGGCGAGTCGGGCGCAACCATCTACAGCATTCTGGACGAGAAGCTGCAGAACGACAAGGAGTTGTGGTACATGATTGACGGCTCGTTCATCACCAACCTGCCCGACACCTGGGCCCTGAACCAGCGCTTCATCATGCTGGCCCTCAACGGCTGGAACAAGCAGTACAAGAAAATTCAGCTCGGCGGCCTCACCTGCGACTCGCAGGACTACTACAACGCCGAGAAGCACATCTACCAGGTGTTTCTGCCCGAGCGCAAGCCCCAGGATGCCGAGCCGCTGTACGTGGGCTTCTTCCACACCGGCGCCTACCAGGAAAGCCTGAGCGGCTACGGCGGCGTGAAGCACTGCCTGATTCCGGCCCCCAAAATGGTGATTCTGGACCGCGCCGAGGATGGCACCCTCACCGACCGGGTGTTTGCCGAAGAACAGACCGCCGACTCCATGATGCGCATTCTGGGCTACCAGGCCTAG
- a CDS encoding D-glycero-alpha-D-manno-heptose-1,7-bisphosphate 7-phosphatase, with the protein MTNKAVFLDRDGVLNREMGDYVWQPGQFEVLPDVPESLARLKAAGYYLIVVTNQAGIAKGLYTAADVQACHQKLQQACHGALDALYFAPGHPSVSESLRRKPDSLMLEQAMARFQLEAAQCWLVGDRLRDMQAGAKVGVRGILVGEEEPATFQPRVPNLAAATDLILAAAS; encoded by the coding sequence ATGACCAACAAAGCTGTATTTCTGGACCGCGACGGAGTGCTGAACCGGGAAATGGGCGACTACGTGTGGCAGCCCGGGCAGTTTGAGGTGCTGCCGGACGTGCCCGAGAGCCTGGCGCGTCTCAAAGCCGCCGGCTATTACCTCATCGTCGTGACCAACCAGGCCGGTATTGCCAAGGGCCTGTACACGGCCGCCGACGTGCAGGCCTGCCACCAGAAGCTGCAACAGGCCTGCCACGGCGCCCTCGATGCGCTGTACTTCGCGCCGGGCCACCCCAGCGTGTCGGAGTCGCTCAGGCGCAAGCCCGACTCGCTGATGCTGGAGCAGGCCATGGCACGCTTCCAGCTGGAGGCGGCACAGTGCTGGCTGGTAGGCGACCGGCTGCGCGACATGCAGGCGGGTGCTAAAGTGGGGGTGCGCGGGATTCTGGTAGGCGAGGAGGAACCCGCCACGTTCCAGCCCCGCGTGCCCAACCTGGCCGCCGCCACCGACCTGATACTGGCCGCCGCGTCGTAA
- the hemG gene encoding protoporphyrinogen oxidase, whose translation MSIAILGGGISGLTLAWQLQKAGVAYDLFEAEATPGGCLRSLAHPAGYLLETGPNSLQLSDELQELLTELDLTDKIQDAADVSKHRYVLRDGRIQELPGSPPALLTSSFFSLKARFSLVRELLRPAAAPNPQETVAGFFRRRFGPELVDYAVNPFISGIYAGDPEQLLIHKTFGKVAALEQQHGSVLRGLAKAGGGAGRKRIITLQGGIQTLTDALAARLTHRHVGQPVQALHRLPNGHYQLRTAAGRESQHTALVLALPTYAAAPLLQPLFPEAAAALAAVHYPPMAAIYTAYQRADVSHPLNGFGALSPKIEQPYAAGTIWTSAIFPDRAPSGQVLFTTFVGGTQYEEHARQPEATQKAAVHAELGKLYGIREGAQPAWQFRYYWERAIPQFDHRIVAAHAAADTLQTQNIWSAANWRGGVGVPDCIRHARQIAAQLVA comes from the coding sequence ATGTCCATAGCCATACTCGGAGGCGGTATTTCAGGGCTTACGCTGGCCTGGCAGCTGCAGAAAGCGGGTGTCGCCTACGACCTGTTTGAGGCCGAGGCCACGCCCGGCGGCTGCTTGCGCAGCCTGGCCCATCCGGCCGGCTACCTCCTCGAAACCGGCCCCAACTCCCTGCAGCTCAGCGACGAGCTGCAGGAGCTGCTCACCGAGCTCGACCTCACCGACAAAATCCAGGACGCAGCCGACGTCAGCAAGCACCGCTACGTGCTGCGCGACGGCCGCATTCAGGAGCTGCCCGGCTCGCCGCCGGCCCTGCTCACCAGTAGCTTTTTCAGTTTAAAAGCCCGGTTCAGCCTGGTGCGCGAGTTGCTGCGGCCGGCTGCCGCGCCCAATCCGCAGGAAACGGTGGCCGGCTTTTTCCGCCGCCGCTTCGGCCCCGAGCTGGTCGATTACGCCGTGAATCCGTTCATTTCCGGCATTTACGCCGGCGACCCCGAGCAGCTGCTGATTCATAAGACGTTCGGGAAAGTGGCGGCGCTGGAGCAGCAGCACGGCTCGGTGCTACGCGGGCTGGCCAAAGCCGGCGGCGGCGCGGGCCGCAAGCGTATCATCACGCTGCAGGGCGGCATCCAGACCCTCACCGACGCGCTGGCCGCCCGCCTCACCCACCGCCACGTGGGCCAACCCGTGCAGGCCCTGCACCGCCTCCCCAACGGCCACTACCAGCTACGTACCGCCGCCGGCCGCGAAAGCCAGCACACGGCCCTGGTGCTGGCGCTGCCCACCTACGCCGCCGCGCCCCTGCTGCAGCCGCTGTTTCCGGAGGCCGCGGCGGCGCTGGCCGCTGTGCACTACCCGCCGATGGCCGCCATCTACACCGCCTACCAGCGCGCCGACGTCAGCCATCCACTCAACGGCTTCGGGGCGCTCAGCCCCAAAATCGAGCAGCCGTACGCGGCCGGCACCATCTGGACCAGCGCCATCTTCCCCGACCGCGCCCCGTCCGGCCAGGTGCTGTTTACCACGTTTGTGGGCGGTACTCAATATGAGGAACACGCCCGCCAGCCCGAGGCCACCCAGAAAGCCGCCGTGCACGCCGAGCTAGGCAAACTCTACGGAATCCGGGAGGGCGCGCAACCTGCGTGGCAGTTCCGGTACTATTGGGAGCGCGCCATTCCGCAGTTCGACCACCGCATTGTGGCCGCGCAC